A genomic region of Trichothermofontia sichuanensis B231 contains the following coding sequences:
- the phnD gene encoding phosphate/phosphite/phosphonate ABC transporter substrate-binding protein produces MQRRNLLLYSVLFIVSGCTTAITNVNDRAPATGTASTIIQKPAKLRFAVSDVQGMEDLQKDYEALRVVLSEMLNIPVEFFPVDSYIAAAAALQQNQVDLVFTGPSEYVVMRARTNATPIAAIKRERYYPVIVVTAGSEIKAVNDLKGKAIAMWEVGSTSGYLGPTKLLIDAGLDPKTDVKIELLAKQGLPALKAGKVDAWAGSIRRYDKFLESEKLTEADLPILVKGPDLPPDPFVVSSGLDAGFVDETRKQFFQNQDRILKAIAPADGAKFTGATMVEVQDADYDMIREAYRAVGQGSFL; encoded by the coding sequence ATGCAGCGACGTAACCTTTTGTTGTATTCTGTCCTATTCATCGTATCCGGTTGTACCACGGCAATCACTAACGTCAACGATCGGGCACCAGCAACTGGGACCGCCAGCACGATCATCCAAAAGCCAGCAAAGCTCCGGTTTGCCGTCTCTGATGTGCAAGGGATGGAAGATTTACAGAAAGATTATGAAGCCCTACGGGTAGTCTTAAGCGAGATGCTAAATATCCCGGTTGAATTTTTCCCTGTTGATAGCTATATTGCCGCAGCGGCAGCGTTGCAACAGAATCAGGTTGATCTGGTGTTTACCGGTCCTTCAGAGTATGTTGTGATGCGTGCTCGCACCAATGCTACGCCGATCGCCGCGATTAAACGGGAACGGTATTACCCTGTAATTGTGGTAACAGCAGGGAGCGAGATTAAAGCGGTAAATGATTTAAAGGGCAAAGCCATTGCGATGTGGGAAGTAGGTTCTACCAGTGGCTATTTAGGGCCAACCAAGCTCTTAATTGATGCCGGCTTAGATCCCAAAACCGATGTCAAGATTGAGTTATTAGCCAAGCAAGGATTGCCTGCCCTCAAGGCGGGGAAGGTAGATGCTTGGGCTGGCTCAATCCGTCGCTATGATAAGTTTCTAGAGTCTGAAAAACTAACAGAGGCAGATCTTCCTATTTTAGTGAAGGGACCGGATTTACCTCCTGATCCATTTGTAGTCAGCAGTGGGCTGGATGCTGGGTTTGTAGATGAGACGCGGAAACAGTTTTTCCAAAATCAGGATAGGATTCTAAAGGCGATCGCACCGGCAGATGGGGCTAAGTTTACAGGAGCGACGATGGTTGAGGTTCAGGATGCTGATTACGACATGATCCGTGAAGCCTATCGAGCAGTCGGTCAAGGATCATTTTTATAA
- a CDS encoding sensor histidine kinase, which translates to MTNNSWWVKIWRPGIVQKIAYGYALAIGIATLGATIGLIIGDYYQQQSQKKLLITRQQQAILNNLDKEILHVRSHPQRLMMAFGDPIWFDFERTAFLGHTDKAEASIQALNAFVKENPNFLAVAASDLQALAQGYATNIENYSLWIRSFWQQVNPGNLTPQEIPVVQQRLLSALRQEPMIGLELQFERLTEQLDQILVVAQRQQTLADAELAAAKNLRLQIILGMMAIAAAIAMTLAFYTSRAIARPIQAVTEVAQQVSRESDFSLQAPVLTQDEVGILAIAFNRLIQTVAEYTQALELSRQTLEERVEERTQELQEALKNIRQAQSQLIQAEKMSSLGQLVAGVAHEINNPVNFIHGNLVHADEYIQELLELLDLYRSHLQNHPLPIREKEEEIDLEFLRQDLPKLLNSMKVGADRIRDIVHSLRNFSRLDEATLKEVDIHEGLDSTLMILQNRLKAKPKHPEIRVIKQYGQLPLVECYAGQLNQVFMNVLTNAIDALDEYAGQRSPTDLAAHPGTITIRTAAIDDSQVVIRIADNGPGMTPEVQQRLFDPFFTTKPVGKGTGMGMSISYQIITEYHNGHIECRSEPGQGAEFIITIPTRQDKPSSQGT; encoded by the coding sequence TTGACCAACAATAGCTGGTGGGTAAAGATCTGGCGACCAGGAATTGTCCAAAAAATTGCCTATGGTTATGCACTGGCGATCGGGATCGCCACGCTGGGAGCAACGATCGGCCTCATTATTGGTGATTACTACCAACAGCAGTCCCAAAAAAAGTTACTGATTACCCGTCAGCAACAGGCAATCCTCAATAATCTCGATAAGGAAATTTTGCACGTACGATCGCATCCGCAACGCCTCATGATGGCCTTTGGAGATCCGATCTGGTTTGACTTTGAACGAACCGCGTTTTTAGGACATACCGATAAGGCCGAAGCATCTATCCAGGCACTAAATGCCTTTGTTAAAGAGAATCCCAACTTCCTGGCAGTTGCAGCCAGTGATCTACAAGCCCTTGCCCAGGGATATGCAACCAATATCGAGAACTACAGCCTGTGGATACGGTCTTTTTGGCAACAGGTCAATCCAGGTAATCTGACACCCCAAGAGATCCCGGTTGTTCAACAACGTCTTTTGAGTGCCCTGCGCCAGGAGCCGATGATTGGCTTAGAACTCCAATTTGAACGGCTGACTGAGCAACTCGATCAAATACTGGTGGTTGCCCAGCGACAGCAGACACTCGCCGATGCCGAACTCGCAGCAGCCAAAAACCTGCGTCTACAAATTATTTTAGGGATGATGGCGATCGCCGCTGCCATTGCGATGACGTTGGCCTTTTATACCAGTCGCGCGATCGCTCGACCGATTCAAGCTGTGACCGAGGTTGCCCAACAAGTCAGCCGCGAATCTGACTTCAGTTTGCAAGCGCCAGTCCTAACCCAGGATGAAGTGGGCATCTTAGCCATTGCCTTTAACCGTTTAATTCAAACTGTGGCGGAATATACCCAGGCGCTCGAACTGAGTCGTCAAACCTTGGAAGAGCGAGTTGAGGAGCGTACCCAAGAACTTCAGGAGGCATTGAAAAATATACGGCAGGCACAATCGCAACTGATCCAGGCAGAAAAGATGTCCAGTCTGGGGCAGTTAGTGGCAGGTGTCGCCCATGAAATTAACAATCCCGTTAATTTTATCCACGGTAATCTGGTCCATGCTGATGAGTATATCCAGGAGTTACTAGAGTTGCTGGATCTTTACCGATCGCACCTTCAGAATCATCCCCTCCCCATTCGCGAGAAGGAAGAGGAGATTGATCTAGAATTTCTGCGACAGGACCTACCCAAGTTACTAAATTCAATGAAAGTTGGCGCCGATCGTATTCGGGATATCGTCCACTCGTTGCGTAATTTTTCGCGTCTAGATGAAGCCACCCTCAAGGAGGTAGATATTCACGAAGGATTGGACAGCACATTGATGATCTTACAAAATCGCTTGAAGGCAAAGCCGAAACATCCAGAAATTCGCGTCATTAAACAGTATGGCCAGTTGCCCCTCGTTGAATGTTACGCTGGGCAACTCAATCAAGTTTTTATGAATGTCTTAACCAATGCAATCGATGCCCTAGATGAATATGCCGGTCAGCGCTCTCCCACCGATCTAGCTGCACATCCCGGTACTATTACCATTCGTACCGCGGCGATCGACGATTCCCAAGTGGTTATTCGTATTGCCGACAACGGTCCCGGTATGACGCCTGAAGTCCAGCAGCGACTCTTCGATCCCTTTTTCACGACGAAACCGGTGGGCAAAGGGACCGGCATGGGGATGTCGATCAGCTACCAGATCATTACCGAATATCACAATGGTCACATAGAGTGCCGATCGGAGCCGGGGCAGGGGGCAGAATTTATCATCACCATTCCCACCCGGCAGGATAAGCCAAGCAGCCAAGGCACGTGA
- a CDS encoding sodium-dependent bicarbonate transport family permease has protein sequence MDFVKQLQSPTLSFLIGGMVIAALDSQLQIPESICKIIIFMLLTKINLTGGIAIRNSNLTEMILPALFSVTLGILVVFIARYTLAKLPKVKM, from the coding sequence ATGGACTTTGTTAAGCAGTTGCAGTCGCCAACCCTTAGCTTTTTGATTGGGGGTATGGTTATTGCGGCGCTGGATAGCCAACTGCAAATCCCAGAATCCATTTGTAAGATCATCATCTTCATGTTACTGACAAAAATCAATCTGACGGGTGGGATTGCCATCCGCAATTCCAACCTGACCGAGATGATTTTACCGGCTTTGTTTTCTGTCACATTGGGGATTTTGGTTGTATTTATTGCCCGCTATACGCTAGCTAAGCTGCCAAAGGTCAAAATGTAG
- a CDS encoding ADP-ribosylglycohydrolase family protein has protein sequence MQLSDRLRGCLLGLAVGDAVGTTVEFRPRGSFPPVTDMVGGGPFGLQPGQWTDDTSMALCLATSLLECGGFDAVDQMDRYCDWRDHGYLSSTGQCFDIGNTVNQALTRYCESGNPFSGSTHPRSAGNGCLMRLAPVPLFYFPDRDRIIHFAGESSRTTHGAAECIDACRLFGDIFYRALAGADKAEILWGEFPATLDSPSIQAIAAGGYREKSLEQIRGSGYVVESLEAALWCFWQTDSFAAAVLMATNLGDDADTTAAICGQVAGAYYGSDGIPPAWLTQLTLREEITALADALGKSVGRGD, from the coding sequence ATGCAACTATCAGACCGCTTGCGGGGGTGTTTGCTGGGTCTGGCGGTGGGGGATGCGGTGGGGACCACGGTGGAATTTCGGCCACGGGGATCATTCCCACCGGTGACGGATATGGTTGGGGGTGGGCCGTTTGGGCTGCAACCGGGACAGTGGACTGACGATACCTCAATGGCCCTCTGTTTAGCGACCAGTTTGCTGGAGTGCGGTGGGTTTGATGCGGTCGATCAAATGGATCGCTACTGCGACTGGCGCGATCACGGCTATCTCAGCAGCACTGGGCAGTGTTTTGATATTGGCAATACGGTCAATCAGGCCCTCACGCGCTACTGCGAGTCGGGCAATCCATTTAGTGGCTCAACCCACCCGCGATCGGCGGGCAATGGGTGCTTAATGCGGTTGGCGCCGGTGCCTCTGTTTTATTTCCCCGATCGCGATCGCATCATTCATTTTGCTGGTGAAAGTTCGCGGACAACGCATGGGGCAGCGGAATGTATTGATGCCTGTCGGTTGTTTGGGGATATCTTCTACCGTGCCCTGGCGGGTGCTGATAAGGCTGAGATTCTCTGGGGGGAATTTCCTGCCACGCTGGATTCACCCTCTATTCAAGCGATCGCTGCCGGTGGATACCGGGAGAAATCCCTTGAGCAGATTCGCGGTTCTGGGTATGTGGTCGAAAGTTTGGAAGCGGCCCTGTGGTGTTTCTGGCAAACGGATAGCTTTGCGGCTGCGGTGCTGATGGCGACAAATTTAGGCGACGATGCGGATACGACGGCGGCCATTTGTGGTCAGGTCGCAGGGGCCTACTATGGCAGCGATGGTATCCCGCCAGCATGGTTAACCCAACTCACCCTGCGGGAAGAGATAACGGCCTTGGCGGACGCCCTAGGCAAAAGCGTTGGCAGAGGGGATTAA
- a CDS encoding alpha-2-macroglobulin family protein has translation MGWQRVGQRVWVGLRRGWQWLSRRRAGWFVLGLVLVLGIHACQVAEIRPEPEPAMVVEAVPTPELPDWIEQISPTDEADPLAQIRIRFKHPLLPVTSLESPEVEKILKQVQIQPKLPGQFRVLTPRMIGFQGDRALPGATRVRVTLKAGLGDLEGNRLEEDLAWTFNTPLIQLTNLPGTDWEGKPDPTPIVLEPALKLTSNVELNLASLEKHAKLTSEDAETTIGLKASLDEQTADFTDPQTEFNPASRTWQYTLTPRRSLQRATNYTFVVEAGLEPAQGNLVSDIQYTSQVQTYGPLALEKLEFYGQPDAGGTYGRFETGAAQLRFNNGLVAASATKAITVSPAPKEGIPLVRAYDGDNLVGLNPYALEPATRYTITIGADLEDKYGQKLGKTETIAYETGNVAPELWAPTGLNIFPAGQNLQLNVSSVNLPQPQFQASFKVMEPADLVYFDSAYPRGEGMELLPAVSRWSTQTIGNQPKNETVDTAIDLKQQLGGDTGMLAYGIQARTNRYVEAGVEKWREASFYGMVQLTNLGVFAQWFPESGLVRVHHLSDGQPVANAAVEIYRSRLAEKSRSPVNACATGQTDATGMLVLNAAALRQCMEEGHSTFQKPPELVVIAREGRDWAFTRTYEFSGGYGYGIDADWDGEGPISRGVIFSDRQLYQPNETAWLTGVAYYLDQGNLVQSRNTAYQVTLEQPDGQKRDLGRQTTNEFGTFAQELKLDPNQPLGVYVVRAKADNGVELRGEFRVAEFKPPNFKVDLSLDREANKDNQILAVAGDRLNATAQSNYLFGPPVEGGRANFYVTRRRSDFQPAGWPDFRFGRQWIWPEEQPTLTADVLQRSMALDTTGKASQTVEIGKDLPFAVDYRIDVEVKDVSNLTVADSQTVTALPSDRLIGLKTDFLGEAGKPLNLEVIVTNPAGQALAGEAVKLELQRMEYRSVTQVIEGGERARNQVEYTTVADQTVRSRNQATTATLTPPEAGSYRIRASFPNHSEASATDVQVWVTGEGSVRWWGRDNNRLDLRLDKAEYQVGDTATVLIQSPYPEGEVYFAVVRHDRLYEQVIPVKGSAPQVQFQITPAMLPNAAVQAVLVRQGKPLSATEPVEVENLARVGFAPFKVGIAQKRLQVDIVPTQASLAPGASQTLNFQLKDAAGNPTAGQLTVLVVNEAILQLSGYRPPDLVDTVYAPQPIATRFSDNRPNVILSQLVSPLEKGWGYGGGFSAGAANTRVRREFQPTAYYNGSVLTDAQGRASVTFSLPDDLTTWRVMVVAATADTRFGQGDATFQTTQPLVTNPILPQFARPGDRIEAGVAVTNTTGSAGNLQITGSLRGPIAFADGKPASLNTRSSTGTQAYRFPIVVQQAGEATVQFNSQLDQARDAFEVPLPIRTLEVTEQVVETGTTRDRAKVALNIDRQVNPDAGGLDINLASTLLPEMTVPAQELLATEPWPFLESWASRLAIVTSLQQLTQRYPQLQVTTNTPLATIQSDALAQLQRLQRPDGGFATWPGAQQSDPLVTPYVAQVLAQLQPTPATGATGAIPLPTTTPIPANLVEPLKGYLGKVLADPGQYDFCKEALCQAQVRLEILRALAALGDRRTDFLTEIYGQRDQFDLVERLKLARYLQTLPDWQAEARSLSAQVQENLAESGRSTSVNLPRTWRWLNSPTVAQAEALHLALAQAADATTVDRLLQGLLNRQREGSWGNSYDTASALNALVAYSQTQAIPPNFTATAKLDRKTLLEAAFQGYRQPNASVSVPMADLPKGKHDLHLQKQGDGTLHYRVAYRYRLAGNPPGRLNGLRVSRSLHPANDKKVLHQFGLFASNQPVSLAPGQVFDVGVEVITDQPVDHVLITDPLPAGLEAIDASFQTATPVFQAQSDSWQITYQTIYRDRIFAYADHLEPGVYTLHYLVRSVTPGTFLWPGSEAHLQYAPEEFGRAAAATLKVAAAS, from the coding sequence ATGGGGTGGCAGCGAGTGGGGCAACGGGTGTGGGTGGGGCTGCGGCGCGGCTGGCAATGGCTATCCCGACGGCGGGCAGGGTGGTTTGTTCTGGGTTTGGTCCTGGTGTTGGGGATTCATGCCTGTCAGGTGGCTGAGATCCGACCGGAGCCAGAACCAGCAATGGTGGTGGAGGCGGTACCAACGCCCGAACTGCCGGATTGGATTGAGCAGATCAGTCCCACGGATGAGGCTGACCCCCTGGCCCAGATCCGCATTCGCTTTAAGCATCCCCTGCTCCCAGTGACCAGCCTGGAAAGTCCTGAGGTTGAGAAAATCCTCAAACAGGTGCAGATCCAGCCGAAATTGCCGGGACAATTCCGGGTGTTGACGCCGCGCATGATTGGCTTTCAGGGCGATCGTGCGCTCCCCGGCGCCACCCGTGTGCGCGTTACCCTGAAGGCGGGGCTAGGGGATCTCGAAGGCAATCGTCTAGAGGAGGATCTCGCCTGGACGTTCAACACACCCCTAATTCAGTTAACAAACTTGCCGGGAACGGATTGGGAGGGCAAGCCTGATCCCACCCCGATCGTCCTGGAACCCGCGCTTAAGCTGACGTCCAATGTCGAACTGAATCTGGCGTCTCTGGAGAAACATGCTAAGCTCACTTCCGAGGACGCGGAAACGACGATTGGTCTCAAGGCCAGCCTGGATGAACAGACAGCCGACTTTACTGATCCGCAAACCGAATTCAATCCGGCGAGTCGCACCTGGCAATATACCCTGACGCCCCGACGATCGCTCCAACGGGCCACGAATTACACCTTTGTGGTTGAGGCAGGTCTAGAACCTGCTCAGGGCAATCTGGTCAGCGACATTCAGTACACCAGTCAGGTGCAAACCTACGGTCCCCTGGCTCTGGAAAAACTGGAATTTTACGGTCAACCCGATGCGGGCGGCACCTACGGACGGTTTGAAACCGGGGCGGCCCAGTTGCGCTTTAATAACGGTTTGGTGGCCGCGTCAGCGACAAAAGCGATTACTGTATCCCCCGCCCCTAAAGAAGGAATTCCCCTGGTTCGGGCCTATGATGGCGATAATCTGGTGGGTCTGAATCCCTATGCATTGGAACCGGCCACGCGCTACACGATTACGATCGGGGCCGATCTAGAGGATAAATATGGCCAAAAATTGGGTAAGACAGAAACGATTGCCTACGAAACTGGGAATGTGGCTCCGGAACTGTGGGCACCGACGGGGTTAAATATCTTCCCGGCTGGCCAAAATCTGCAACTGAATGTGTCGAGTGTGAACCTGCCGCAACCGCAATTTCAGGCCAGTTTTAAGGTCATGGAACCAGCGGATTTAGTGTATTTCGACTCGGCCTATCCCAGGGGCGAAGGGATGGAATTACTGCCAGCGGTGAGTCGGTGGTCTACGCAGACGATCGGGAATCAACCGAAGAATGAAACGGTTGATACGGCGATCGACCTCAAACAACAACTGGGGGGCGATACGGGGATGCTGGCCTATGGGATTCAGGCCCGCACCAACCGCTACGTTGAAGCAGGGGTGGAAAAGTGGCGGGAGGCGAGTTTTTACGGCATGGTGCAATTGACCAATTTGGGGGTCTTTGCCCAGTGGTTTCCGGAAAGCGGCCTCGTGCGGGTACATCACCTGAGCGATGGGCAGCCGGTGGCTAACGCAGCAGTGGAAATTTATCGATCGCGTCTGGCGGAAAAATCCCGCAGTCCGGTTAATGCCTGTGCGACGGGGCAAACGGATGCAACGGGAATGCTGGTATTAAATGCGGCGGCGCTCCGGCAATGTATGGAAGAAGGTCATTCGACGTTCCAAAAGCCTCCAGAGTTGGTGGTCATCGCCCGTGAGGGTAGGGATTGGGCCTTTACGCGCACCTATGAATTTAGCGGTGGCTATGGCTATGGGATTGATGCCGATTGGGATGGGGAAGGGCCGATTTCCCGCGGGGTGATTTTCTCCGATCGTCAACTCTATCAACCTAATGAAACGGCCTGGTTAACGGGGGTGGCCTATTACCTGGATCAGGGTAATTTGGTGCAAAGCCGAAATACGGCCTATCAAGTCACGCTGGAGCAGCCCGATGGCCAAAAGCGGGACTTGGGACGGCAAACCACGAATGAATTTGGCACCTTTGCCCAGGAGCTTAAACTGGACCCGAATCAGCCGCTAGGCGTTTATGTCGTGCGGGCCAAGGCGGATAATGGCGTGGAACTGCGGGGTGAGTTTCGAGTGGCTGAATTTAAGCCACCTAATTTTAAGGTAGATCTCAGCCTGGACCGCGAGGCGAATAAAGATAATCAAATCCTGGCGGTGGCGGGCGATCGCCTCAATGCCACGGCCCAAAGTAACTATCTGTTTGGGCCTCCTGTGGAAGGGGGCAGGGCGAATTTCTATGTCACCCGGCGGCGATCGGACTTTCAACCCGCAGGCTGGCCCGACTTTCGCTTTGGTCGCCAGTGGATCTGGCCAGAGGAACAACCCACACTGACTGCCGATGTGCTGCAACGGTCAATGGCTTTGGATACAACGGGTAAGGCCAGCCAAACCGTCGAAATTGGCAAAGATCTGCCCTTTGCGGTGGACTATCGCATTGATGTGGAAGTGAAGGATGTCTCGAATCTCACTGTGGCCGATTCCCAAACCGTGACGGCGCTGCCGAGCGATCGCCTGATTGGTCTCAAGACCGATTTCCTGGGAGAAGCCGGTAAACCCCTGAACCTGGAAGTGATCGTGACCAATCCCGCTGGTCAAGCCCTGGCGGGGGAGGCAGTGAAACTGGAACTGCAACGGATGGAGTACCGCAGTGTGACCCAGGTAATTGAGGGGGGCGAACGGGCGCGGAACCAGGTGGAATATACCACCGTGGCCGATCAGACAGTGCGATCGCGCAATCAGGCCACAACGGCAACCCTCACCCCCCCAGAAGCCGGTTCCTATCGGATTCGGGCCAGCTTTCCCAACCATAGTGAGGCCAGTGCTACCGATGTGCAGGTGTGGGTGACGGGTGAAGGCAGCGTGCGCTGGTGGGGCCGGGATAACAATCGTCTGGATCTGCGCCTGGATAAAGCCGAGTATCAGGTCGGGGATACGGCGACGGTATTGATCCAATCCCCCTACCCGGAAGGTGAGGTGTATTTTGCGGTGGTGCGCCACGATCGCCTCTACGAACAGGTGATTCCCGTCAAGGGCAGTGCGCCCCAGGTGCAGTTCCAAATTACGCCGGCGATGTTGCCCAATGCCGCCGTGCAAGCGGTGTTGGTGCGGCAAGGGAAGCCCCTGTCAGCCACGGAACCGGTTGAGGTGGAAAATTTGGCCCGTGTGGGGTTTGCGCCCTTTAAGGTCGGCATTGCCCAGAAACGACTTCAGGTAGACATTGTGCCGACCCAGGCCAGCCTCGCACCGGGAGCCAGTCAAACGCTGAATTTCCAATTGAAGGATGCGGCGGGTAATCCGACTGCCGGTCAATTGACGGTCCTGGTAGTCAATGAGGCGATCCTGCAACTGAGTGGCTATCGGCCCCCAGATCTGGTGGATACGGTGTATGCGCCCCAGCCGATCGCGACCCGTTTTAGCGACAACCGACCGAATGTCATCCTGTCCCAACTGGTCTCGCCGCTGGAGAAGGGCTGGGGCTATGGCGGCGGCTTTTCTGCTGGGGCGGCCAATACACGGGTGCGACGAGAGTTCCAACCCACGGCCTACTACAACGGCTCCGTGCTGACCGATGCCCAGGGCCGAGCGTCGGTGACCTTCTCGTTGCCGGATGATCTGACGACCTGGCGGGTGATGGTGGTGGCGGCGACGGCGGACACGCGCTTTGGTCAAGGCGATGCCACCTTCCAGACGACCCAACCCCTGGTGACGAACCCGATCCTGCCCCAGTTTGCCCGACCGGGCGATCGCATCGAAGCGGGCGTAGCGGTGACCAACACCACCGGCAGTGCGGGAAATCTACAAATCACCGGGTCCCTCCGTGGCCCGATCGCCTTTGCCGACGGTAAACCGGCCAGTCTCAATACCCGATCTTCAACGGGCACCCAAGCCTATCGCTTCCCGATCGTCGTCCAGCAGGCGGGGGAAGCCACGGTGCAATTTAACAGCCAGTTAGACCAAGCCCGTGATGCCTTTGAGGTGCCGCTGCCAATCCGGACGCTGGAAGTCACAGAACAGGTGGTGGAGACGGGGACAACCCGCGATCGGGCTAAGGTGGCCCTGAACATCGATCGCCAAGTTAATCCTGATGCCGGGGGACTCGATATCAATCTCGCCAGTACGCTGTTGCCGGAAATGACCGTTCCCGCCCAGGAATTGCTGGCCACCGAGCCGTGGCCATTTCTGGAAAGTTGGGCGAGTCGGCTGGCGATCGTCACCAGTCTGCAACAGTTGACCCAACGCTATCCCCAGTTGCAGGTCACCACCAACACGCCCTTGGCCACGATCCAAAGTGACGCCCTAGCCCAATTGCAACGGCTCCAGCGTCCCGACGGGGGCTTTGCCACCTGGCCCGGTGCACAACAGTCGGACCCGTTGGTGACGCCCTATGTGGCCCAGGTGTTGGCCCAACTGCAACCCACCCCGGCCACGGGCGCAACTGGCGCAATTCCCCTGCCCACGACAACACCTATCCCAGCCAATCTGGTTGAACCGCTCAAGGGCTATCTAGGTAAGGTGCTGGCTGATCCGGGCCAGTATGACTTCTGTAAGGAAGCGTTGTGTCAGGCCCAGGTGCGCCTGGAGATCCTGCGGGCCTTGGCTGCCCTAGGCGATCGTCGCACTGATTTCTTGACGGAAATCTATGGCCAACGGGATCAATTCGATCTAGTGGAGCGGCTTAAACTAGCCCGGTATTTGCAAACCTTGCCCGACTGGCAGGCCGAAGCGCGATCGCTGAGTGCCCAAGTTCAAGAAAATCTAGCCGAATCCGGGCGATCGACCTCGGTAAACCTGCCCCGCACCTGGCGCTGGCTCAATTCCCCCACCGTGGCCCAAGCGGAGGCCTTACACCTGGCCTTGGCCCAAGCGGCGGATGCCACTACCGTGGACCGTTTACTGCAAGGGTTGCTCAACCGCCAACGGGAGGGCAGTTGGGGGAACAGTTACGATACGGCTTCAGCCCTCAATGCCCTAGTCGCCTACAGTCAAACCCAGGCCATCCCGCCCAATTTCACCGCCACGGCAAAGTTGGACCGCAAAACCCTACTGGAAGCAGCGTTCCAGGGTTATCGCCAACCCAATGCCAGCGTGAGTGTGCCAATGGCAGACCTGCCCAAGGGGAAACATGACCTCCACTTGCAAAAGCAGGGGGATGGCACCCTGCACTATCGGGTGGCCTATCGCTATCGCCTGGCGGGCAATCCCCCCGGTCGGCTCAATGGCCTGCGGGTATCGCGATCGCTCCATCCCGCCAATGACAAAAAGGTGCTGCACCAGTTTGGTCTATTCGCCTCAAATCAACCCGTCTCACTAGCCCCTGGTCAGGTGTTTGATGTAGGAGTCGAGGTGATCACAGATCAACCCGTGGATCATGTGCTGATTACAGACCCATTGCCTGCCGGGTTAGAGGCGATCGATGCCAGTTTCCAAACGGCAACACCTGTTTTCCAAGCGCAATCAGATAGCTGGCAGATTACCTATCAAACGATTTATCGCGATCGTATCTTCGCCTATGCCGACCATTTAGAACCAGGGGTTTATACATTGCATTATTTAGTGCGATCGGTCACCCCCGGTACCTTCCTGTGGCCAGGTAGCGAAGCCCATTTGCAGTATGCGCCAGAGGAATTTGGCCGTGCCGCTGCCGCCACGCTGAAGGTTGCGGCGGCATCGTGA
- a CDS encoding HD domain-containing protein — translation MMTPPTTQLSDRFAEALTYAFQLHRHQVRKINGTPYIGHLLSVTALVLAAGGDEDEAIAALLHDALEDQGGIAIRAEIQHRFGEKVVAIVDGCSEVYTLPKPPWLERKQGYLDQLRQASLSVLRVSLADKLDNARSLVTDLAIYGEQMWQVFKGGREQTLWFYQELITIYRQRLPGLQLTELEQLIQILTESAVAPQTDTIVGSLDH, via the coding sequence ATGATGACCCCTCCCACTACCCAGTTGAGCGATCGCTTTGCCGAAGCTCTCACCTATGCTTTCCAACTACATCGCCACCAGGTCCGTAAAATTAACGGTACTCCCTACATTGGCCATCTTCTCAGTGTGACGGCCCTCGTCTTAGCAGCCGGTGGCGATGAAGACGAAGCGATCGCGGCTCTCCTCCATGACGCTCTCGAAGATCAAGGGGGAATAGCAATTCGGGCAGAAATTCAACACCGTTTTGGGGAGAAAGTCGTCGCGATCGTGGATGGCTGTAGTGAAGTTTATACCCTACCTAAACCCCCGTGGTTAGAACGTAAACAGGGTTATCTTGACCAATTACGGCAAGCATCACTTTCTGTGCTACGGGTTTCCCTCGCCGATAAATTGGATAATGCGCGATCGCTGGTCACTGATCTAGCTATTTATGGCGAACAAATGTGGCAAGTCTTCAAAGGTGGACGTGAGCAAACCCTATGGTTTTATCAAGAATTGATAACGATTTATCGTCAACGTCTACCGGGTCTTCAGTTGACCGAATTAGAACAACTAATACAGATACTGACAGAATCCGCAGTTGCACCTCAAACCGATACAATAGTTGGTAGTCTAGATCATTGA